The Deltaproteobacteria bacterium genome includes a region encoding these proteins:
- a CDS encoding nucleotidyltransferase domain-containing protein gives MEAHPSLGEWAILSAYRGSIAHGLYVPSADPNSIDDKDVMAVCVPPLDYYFGLKEFGSRGTKEIKQNEWDIVVYEVRKFIRLLARGNPNVLMMLWLDRSDYLKVTEAGRLLLDNRQIFVGRHVYQAFAGYARSQLYKMTHLGFQGYMGAKRKNLVERYGYDCKNAAHLIRLLRMGIEFLRDGQLQVRRHDAEQLLAIKRGEWTLEQVKAEAEQGFQRAEEAYSASPLPPGPDMDRINELAVETVRLALEARN, from the coding sequence TTGGAGGCTCATCCCTCGCTGGGTGAGTGGGCCATTCTTTCTGCTTATCGGGGGAGCATCGCCCATGGCCTGTACGTCCCATCCGCCGATCCGAATAGTATCGACGATAAGGATGTGATGGCTGTTTGCGTTCCCCCCCTGGATTATTATTTCGGACTCAAGGAATTCGGCTCAAGAGGTACCAAGGAAATCAAACAGAACGAATGGGACATTGTTGTTTATGAAGTCCGCAAGTTTATTCGCCTGCTGGCTCGCGGAAACCCCAATGTCCTGATGATGCTCTGGCTTGATCGCTCTGATTATTTGAAGGTTACCGAGGCTGGCCGGTTGCTCCTGGACAATCGCCAGATCTTTGTCGGCCGGCACGTTTACCAGGCCTTTGCCGGTTATGCCCGCAGTCAGCTTTACAAGATGACCCACTTGGGGTTCCAGGGATATATGGGGGCCAAGCGTAAGAATCTGGTTGAGCGCTATGGTTACGATTGCAAGAATGCCGCCCACCTTATACGCCTGCTCCGGATGGGGATTGAATTTCTTAGAGACGGGCAGCTCCAGGTCCGGCGTCATGATGCGGAACAACTGCTGGCCATCAAGCGCGGGGAATGGACACTGGAACAGGTAAAGGCCGAAGCCGAGCAGGGTTTTCAGAGGGCCGAAGAGGCCTATTCGGCCTCACCCTTGCCGCCCGGGCCGGATATGGATCGGATCAACGAACTGGCGGTTGAAACGGTTCGACTGGCACTCGAAGCCCGGAATTAA